In the Salmo trutta chromosome 13, fSalTru1.1, whole genome shotgun sequence genome, tacatttgctttcgatacttaagtatataccaaatacttttagacttttactcaagtagtattttaatgggtgactttcacttttacttgagttgttttcgattaaggtatctttactttactgacaattgggtactttttccaccactgactatGCGAAGTGTTTAAGTACTACTGGTCATTAGAATCAGGTCAGGTGTGTCAAAGCCTGCACTCCCAGTAGGTCTCTCCAGGAGGATGATCACTGATCTAATCCCTGTCTGCAGGAGTCAGCGTTGAGGACCTTCTACATCCCAGATGACTCGCTGGACTACGAGCTCCAAGACAACGGCCAGCAGGCTCTACACAGCAATGACATCCTCAACCGTAACGGCACCCCTGACGAAAAGGCCATCTTTAAGGAGAATGTGCCCGAGGTGTGGCTTCTAAGGGCCAAACCCCAGGACACAGAGGTCCTCAAGGTTTATGCTGGCTGGCTCAAGTGAGTACTGCAGCGGGACAATACTTAGTCATTGGGCAAATCTCAAATGACTATTCCCTAAAAGTGCATTACTTTTTGACCAAATCCTTTGCTGATGCCTAATGAGTTGTTCCCATGGTAAAAGTTGCCCTTATACCACACCTCTATCTCCCATCTCTACTGCCTGGCTCTGTTTACAGGGTTGGTGTGGCGTACAtatccatctccatctccaaGAACAGCACAGTGGATTCTGTCATTAAGGAGGTCCTCACTCAACTGGGAAGACAGGTACAGCTTACCAGCAGGTCTCCAACATAACACACCCAGTCCACCTTAACTGCAGCTTGGCACATACCTTGGCACTAATATTGTTCACGGAAATTGCAATTAATGCTCTGACTATAAACGTATCTGTTAATGACAACCCTTGTTCAATACTCTTGTTTGGTGATGCTCTTTTCTCCAGGACGAAGACCCATCAAGCTTCAGCCTTGTGGAGGTTTACATGGGCAGTAAGCAAGGTCAGGAAACAGGAGACAGGGAGGTGGCAGACCTATACACCAAGGCTGGGTTTTTACATAGCAAGTGTCATACTCTGTTTATATGCCTTCATTACTGTATCTTATCAAAGTTCACTGACGGGgtgtgttctttctctctctacattcAGTTCAGAGACAAGGGCTGACAGGCCAGGAGCTGCTGCTGTACAAACTGCAGGAGATAAGGAAGGTATGAGGAACTTCAACCTGACATTTAAGTTTATGGGTGATTGGGTGTGCataacattacaaaatgtggaaaaggtcaaggggtctgaatactttctgaatgcaccgtaGGTGTTTATGAACAGTCGTGTTTATCTGTGTCTTTTTGTTTCTGACAGATCTCCCTAAGGCAGATGAACCAGACCCGTTTCTACATAGTGGAGAGCAGGAAGCAGGTTGTGCAGGTCAACCTGCTGCTAGAGGGACTGCCTGTACAACTGAGCAAGGAGGAATATACCGACCTGCTACAGGAGCACTTAGCTATCAAGAGTGAGTCTACACACATCGCATCACCATGCTGCTCCTTTTCTAGAATTAAAACGGACGGAATCCCACAGTATTCAGTGTTGTTCAGCTTTACCCCAGAAATCCTCCTGAACATTTCCCTTGAAATGGAGTATAGTTGATTGAAATGTGATTAAGACTGTTGTTAACTAACTAGATGTGAATCTGCTCCTTAGGTCACTTGGTCACCATCACACATGTTTACGGGAGCCAAGGTGGGTATGTCGCCATGGAAACAGCCAGTGGAGCACCACCTTCCCTTTTCCACCCCCCTCCATCTCATCCCACTCTTTTCTCCCCACAatcccctccctgtccccctccctgTGCCCTCATTCCACATCATCCCCATTCAGGACACACAAGCTTTAGTTGGCTCTGAAACAGACGGTCTGTTCTCGGTTGTGTGTCCCTGCTTGACACTGCTCAAGTCGCTCCTCTGTTGCCGCAGGCCACTGCAGCAGGATCCTGCCCCATTCAGTGTTACATAAGCCTCTTTCTTACTGACTGTGAGTGTCCCACTGCAGCTGCCACTTCCCTAGAGCTAAATGGGCCATTTATATAAAGCCTGCTGTATGGCCCACAGCCATTTATCTTGTGATGTCTTTATTATAATAAACCATTTATTTGTGGAGAATGTTTGGTGCAATACATCCAAAGTACTAAATGTCATCATAACATTGAATGTGTGCCAGTCTGGGCTATATGAGAGGTCCTATTTACAGTGCTTGTTATGCAACATCACATCCTGAGGTTTGCTTGTCTGTCTGAGTTGTAGGTGCAGTAGTGGTGCAGATATCGTGCTTCTCTGAGGCTGAGAGGATCTACATGTTAGCCAAAGACACGTCTGTCAGCAACCAGCAGCTGACCTCCCTAGTCATACCAGAGATCATGGTAATGCTGCATCAATTTGAAGAAAACAATTCCAGATCCCAATTGAATGTGTCATATACGTGACCTGAACTTTTTAAAGAAGCTGGCTTGCTTTACTCCATTGACATTGCTGCTGTTGTAACTCCCCTGCAGCACAACAAGTTGCCCAAAGGTGGCTCGCCCCTACTGGTGTTTGTCAACCCCAAGAGCGGCGGGCTGAAGGGCCAAGAGCTTCTCTACGGCTTCCGGAAGCTTCTCAACCCCCACCAAGTGTTTGACATGACCAACGGGGGACCGTTGCCTGGGTGAGACAAATGGTGGTTAGCCTCATTCAGCAGTGTGACATCAGAGCTGTTGTGTTTGTAGACGGGGGTCTGTGTTGTGCAATGTTTTTTTCCACAAGGTCTTTGGAAGGAGTTTTCTTTCTACTATGTATGTTTGTTAGCCATGACACGGAAACAAAGAAATTAGCCAACCAGCGAATACATGATTGACTTTAAATATATATGTTGTAGAAAATAATAGAACAATTATTATTTATGTAAGAGATATATCTAACTAGCTTACTAGGCTATAATTCTAACCAATGAAAGAGATGGATATATCTAACTAGCTTACTAGGCTATAATTCTAACCAATGAAAGAGATGGATATATCTAACTAGCTTACTAGGCTATAATTCTAGCCAATGAAATAAACACCTTATCTCTTTTTTATGTTCTTTTTTTCTATCCTCCACAGACTGCACACGTTTAGAGAGGTACCCCGCTTCCGGGTTTTGGTGTGTGGGGGAGATGGGACGGTGGGCTGGGTCCTGGGGGTCCTGGAGGCCGTCCGACACAAGCTGGTCTGTCCCGAGCCCCCCATTGGTattgtcccactgggcacaggtGAGAGGACACACCCTTCTCTTCTGATCACTGTAGTGTGCATAGATTAGCTTTAATCAGCGTACATCAGTagtttaattattttatttcccCCAAtatcttccccccccccccccccccaatgcctTCCATCAGGTAATGACCTGGCGCGGATACTGCGCTGGGGGGCGGGCTACAGCGGAGAGGACCCCCACCACATCCTTGTGTCTGTAGACGAGGCAGAGGAGGTGCAGATGGACCGCTGGACCATCCTGCTGGATGCACAGGAAGTCACAGAGGATGGCAAGGAGAACGGCTTCCTGGAACCACCAAAGGTACAATCAGATGAATGCAGATAACAATGGCAATAGTTATAATTTGAATCATAACTATAATGCCAAGAGATCTATTCAGTTGATGCATGGGCGTGCTGGTCGTCATGGTCATTCATTTACTGGTGGTCTCCCTTGTTGCAGATAGTGCAGATGAACAATTATTTTGGCCTGGGAATCGATGCTGAGCTCAGTTTGGACTTCCACCATGCCCGTGAAGAAGAACCAGGGAAGTTCAACAGCAGGTAGGAGACCACCTCCAGTAAGAAGTTGCTTTAAAATGTCTCAAAAAAGAGAACATCCCCAAAACGACTTAtccttgttgtgtgtgtgtgtagcagtggaggctgctgaggggaggacggctcataataatgtctggaacggcgcgaatggaatggcatcaaacacatggaaaccatgtttgatgtatttgataccattccactaattccgcccCAGCCATTACCActagcccatcctccccaattaaggtgccaccaacctcctgtggtatgtaGGTTCCATAACAAAGGTGTGTACCTGAAGGCGGGTCTGCAGAAGCTGAGCCACACACGGAACCTTCACAAGGACCTTAAACTGCAGGTGGACAAACAAGACGTGGAACTGCCCAGCATTGAAGGCCTCATCTTCCTAAACATCCCCAGGTAGgaaatacacacaaaaacacacagggTTAAACTCTACACGCGGCTGACAGTCAGACACTCACTTCAAGATGCATGCTCATGAAGAAGAACGACCTCACACGGTCCCCTTACCCACTCAAACCTAAAAGTACATAACGATCTGAAACACAGTCAGTACTTacaactgcgtgtgtgtgtgtgttcagctggGGCTCTGGGGCAGACCTGTGGGGATCAGAGGGTGACTCGCGCTACGGGAAACCCCGCATTGATGATGGCATGCTGGAAGTGGTGGGGGTGACCGGGGTAGTGCACATGGTGAGTTCATCACCTACTGCCCTTACTCTGTTGAGTACCATGTATGTCCTGATAccacagagaagagacagatcaGTGCTAAAAATGATCCCAGTGTTTCAGAACCTTTTCTCCAGTGTACAGCGTTAACATCAGGATACCACGAATGCGGTTTGTATACAGATATATCTGTGTTGTGTGGTCCAGGGCCAGGTGCAGGGCGGCATGCGCTCTGGGATCCGTCTCGCCCAGGGCAACTACGTGCGTATCACAGTGACCAAGCCCATCCCTGTGCAGGTGGATGGAGAGCCCTGGATCCAGGCCCCTGGAAATATCATCATATCTGCAGCAGGCCCAAAGGTAACTGTTTTTTGCTACTATAATGGGGCAAATAGTTACAACTTTACTGTGGTGTCCTTCACCATGGTTGCAAATCTCCCATGCCTATCTATAAAGTCAAGCGCTGTTAAGCCATCGTGTCCTTGATGCTGTGTTCAGGTACGGATGCTGAGGAAGTCCAAACACAAACAGAAGAAGCAGCCTGCCAGCCTGAAAGAGAGGCGATCCGAAAGCCCTTCGTCCAGCGATGGGGGACACTGACGTCCCCCCCAACACCTGCTCCTTGGTGTCACCATGTGAGCATGGTGGCCTGTTGGCTGCTCTAAACAGCTGTGGCAGGGGCCCGTGTGCCCCATAGGCTCTCAGATGGTTTGCGTAGCTAGCACTGTCAGCTCCTGGAGTGTTACTTTGATAAAGGAGGAGATATCACAAGCAGTTAGCAGTCCCTCTCATTCTCATCTTACTGCTGATCCATTTCACTGCTGTTGGGTTCGGTTTCCCCGGTTAAGATCATTCAGATTAGCTTCCTGTCTGATTTGTTAGTTTGTTTTATTTTTGCAGTCCTTCAGAGTTGGTATGGCCTGGTTTTTATCAGAGACAAATACATTGTAACAATTGGCCGTGGTATTATCTGGTACTATAGCTTTGGTACCAGATGGTTACAATGAGTCCCCAAGAAACCGAGAGGTGTTTATGAACAACATGTAATTACTGTGTTACCGTGTAATATCAAAGTAAATACCAGACGGTAAAATAAAGTGTAATTGTTGCTTTTTTAAAGTTCAGACATCAAGCTGCTTGCTGGATTAACGTCAAATAGTCTACTACTTGACAAATGATCTACAACTTGACAAATGGTCTCTTACTACTTGACAAATAGTTTAGTATTTGATTTTACAAAGTACTAGTATTAATGTAAAACAACAACTTACCAAGGTCAAAATGCTTACGTGTAATATATTAGAGTGAAAAAAACTCACTATTTGCCTAAACCCCACTGGCCACTCAATAACAATTCTAGGAAGTGCATGTGAGACATTACATGTTATTTaatacatacatgtttcattCAGTTGTAATACTTTGAGGAAAATCGATATTCCAAGTGGAGACTTACAACAGTAGCCTCAGAAATATGTACatccacacagacaaacacactccCATCTTAACATTCAGTTAGTGCATACTCAAGTCTGTAGCCAAGTTCCTCCTATTGTTTATAACCTGTCTCTGTAGCAGTCACCCTCGCTGCAGAACAAGTACTCACCTTCACTTAATGCCTCACAAATGTATTCCAAACATAAGTATCATTGGGTTTGAATGGAATCATGAATGTTGCACTCCATTCGTTGTCCTACATATCTTTGTTGCTGCTCATTTTTTGTAGCTGATGGAATGAATGCAGGGAGGAGACCACCAGCCAACCCTAAATCTACATTATAAACTAGAGAGACTTGTGTTGGATTTCTCCAGTCATTTGCTTGGCCTGGAGGTCATGTTTCATCCATAGTAGAGATGGTACGCCTGAGTGCTTGTTCTCTTGTTGTCAGCACTTCGTCCGCATTCCTGGTGATGTAGAATTTACAAGAAATGCAGTCATGAAATGACTCCTTCATTTGAAG is a window encoding:
- the LOC115205317 gene encoding diacylglycerol kinase theta isoform X2 — its product is MANSTRTKNENSIMESPSASPLSGRKKAQQSPGSRSRYHVSAPGHCFRKVTLTKPTFCHNCSDFIWGLIGFICEVCNFMCHEKCLKTVRTACSCMAPTLVRVPVAHCFGPAGQKKRFCCVCRKHLEGNTAIRCEVCELHAHSECAAFSCGDCRLCHQDGSQDFDTLHHHWREGNIPSGARCEVCRRTCGSSDVLAGMRCEWCGMTTHAACYVIVPPECGLGRLRSMLLHPACVRICSRNFSKMHCYRISESCQNDLDNLDEVDTQIPATTKESQPATTADSGKQVLKVFDGDDAVKRSHFRLVSIPRITKNEEESALRTFYIPDDSLDYELQDNGQQALHSNDILNRNGTPDEKAIFKENVPEVWLLRAKPQDTEVLKVYAGWLKVGVAYISISISKNSTVDSVIKEVLTQLGRQDEDPSSFSLVEVYMGSKQVQRQGLTGQELLLYKLQEIRKISLRQMNQTRFYIVESRKQVVQVNLLLEGLPVQLSKEEYTDLLQEHLAIKSHLVTITHVYGSQGAVVVQISCFSEAERIYMLAKDTSVSNQQLTSLVIPEIMHNKLPKGGSPLLVFVNPKSGGLKGQELLYGFRKLLNPHQVFDMTNGGPLPGLHTFREVPRFRVLVCGGDGTVGWVLGVLEAVRHKLVCPEPPIGIVPLGTGNDLARILRWGAGYSGEDPHHILVSVDEAEEVQMDRWTILLDAQEVTEDGKENGFLEPPKIVQMNNYFGLGIDAELSLDFHHAREEEPGKFNSRFHNKGVYLKAGLQKLSHTRNLHKDLKLQVDKQDVELPSIEGLIFLNIPSWGSGADLWGSEGDSRYGKPRIDDGMLEVVGVTGVVHMGQVQGGMRSGIRLAQGNYVRITVTKPIPVQVDGEPWIQAPGNIIISAAGPKVRMLRKSKHKQKKQPASLKERRSESPSSSDGGH
- the LOC115205317 gene encoding diacylglycerol kinase theta isoform X1 codes for the protein MANSTRTKNENSIMESPSASPLSGRKKAQQSPGSRSRYHVSAPGHCFRKVTLTKPTFCHNCSDFIWGLIGFICEVCNFMCHEKCLKTVRTACSCMAPTLVRVPVAHCFGPAGQKKRFCCVCRKHLEGNTAIRCEVCELHAHSECAAFSCGDCRLCHQDGSQDFDTLHHHWREGNIPSGARCEVCRRTCGSSDVLAGMRCEWCGMTTHAACYVIVPPECGLGRLRSMLLHPACVRICSRNFSKMHCYRISESCQNDLDNLDEVDTQIPATTKESQPATTADSGKQVLKVFDGDDAVKRSHFRLVSIPRITKNEEVVESALRTFYIPDDSLDYELQDNGQQALHSNDILNRNGTPDEKAIFKENVPEVWLLRAKPQDTEVLKVYAGWLKVGVAYISISISKNSTVDSVIKEVLTQLGRQDEDPSSFSLVEVYMGSKQVQRQGLTGQELLLYKLQEIRKISLRQMNQTRFYIVESRKQVVQVNLLLEGLPVQLSKEEYTDLLQEHLAIKSHLVTITHVYGSQGAVVVQISCFSEAERIYMLAKDTSVSNQQLTSLVIPEIMHNKLPKGGSPLLVFVNPKSGGLKGQELLYGFRKLLNPHQVFDMTNGGPLPGLHTFREVPRFRVLVCGGDGTVGWVLGVLEAVRHKLVCPEPPIGIVPLGTGNDLARILRWGAGYSGEDPHHILVSVDEAEEVQMDRWTILLDAQEVTEDGKENGFLEPPKIVQMNNYFGLGIDAELSLDFHHAREEEPGKFNSRFHNKGVYLKAGLQKLSHTRNLHKDLKLQVDKQDVELPSIEGLIFLNIPSWGSGADLWGSEGDSRYGKPRIDDGMLEVVGVTGVVHMGQVQGGMRSGIRLAQGNYVRITVTKPIPVQVDGEPWIQAPGNIIISAAGPKVRMLRKSKHKQKKQPASLKERRSESPSSSDGGH